One window of Agromyces rhizosphaerae genomic DNA carries:
- a CDS encoding DUF4031 domain-containing protein, with protein sequence MAVLIDRPMWPAHGTLWSHLVSDRSLDELHAFARAAGIPERAFDLDHYDVPAERYDQLVAAGAEPVSNRDLVVRLRDSGLRITARTRRHGG encoded by the coding sequence ATGGCCGTGCTGATCGATCGCCCGATGTGGCCGGCCCACGGAACGCTCTGGTCGCACCTCGTCAGCGACCGCTCGCTCGACGAGCTCCACGCCTTCGCCCGCGCCGCGGGAATCCCCGAACGCGCCTTCGACCTGGACCACTACGACGTTCCGGCGGAGCGCTACGACCAGCTCGTCGCCGCGGGTGCCGAACCGGTCAGCAACCGCGACCTCGTCGTCCGCCTCCGCGACAGCGGGTTGCGGATCACCGCCCGCACCCGCCGCCACGGCGGCTGA
- the rplU gene encoding 50S ribosomal protein L21, translating into MVYAVVRAGGRQEKVEVGTIVTMDRVTADENGNVELPAVLLVDGKTITSDAEKLAKVKVTAEVLGDLRGPKIVIQKFKNKTGYKKRQGHRQELTRVKVTGIK; encoded by the coding sequence GTGGTTTACGCAGTAGTGCGCGCCGGCGGCCGGCAGGAGAAGGTCGAGGTCGGCACCATCGTGACGATGGACCGCGTGACGGCAGACGAGAACGGCAACGTCGAGTTGCCCGCAGTCCTGCTGGTCGACGGCAAGACGATCACCTCCGACGCCGAGAAGCTCGCGAAGGTGAAGGTCACGGCAGAGGTCCTCGGCGACCTCCGCGGCCCCAAGATCGTCATTCAGAAGTTCAAGAACAAGACCGGCTACAAGAAGCGCCAGGGCCACCGTCAGGAGCTCACGCGCGTCAAGGTCACCGGCATCAAGTAG
- the rpmA gene encoding 50S ribosomal protein L27: protein MAHKKGASSTRNGRDSNAQRLGVKRFGGEVVGAGEIIVRQRGTHFHPGAGVGRGGDDTLFALQAGAVEFGTKGGRKVVNIVAAAE from the coding sequence ATGGCACACAAGAAGGGTGCGAGTTCCACTCGCAACGGTCGTGACTCGAACGCGCAGCGCCTCGGCGTGAAGCGCTTCGGCGGCGAGGTCGTGGGCGCGGGCGAGATCATCGTCCGCCAGCGCGGCACGCACTTCCACCCCGGCGCCGGCGTCGGCCGCGGCGGGGACGACACGCTGTTCGCCCTCCAGGCGGGCGCGGTGGAGTTCGGCACGAAGGGCGGCCGCAAGGTCGTCAACATCGTGGCGGCAGCCGAGTAG
- the obgE gene encoding GTPase ObgE encodes MVSFVDEVTLHLRAGHGGNGCVSVRREKFKPLAGPDGGNGGNGGDIVLVADTQVTTLLGYHHRPHRSSENGSPGMGDNRAGATGEPLELPVPVGTVVKDEQGVELADLDTPGMRFVAASGGLGGLGNAALASVKRKAPGFALLGTPGWEGEVVLELKTIADVAFVGYPSAGKSSLIAAMSAARPKIADYPFTTLHPNLGVVQAGDTRFTVADVPGLIEGASEGKGLGLEFLRHVERCSALLHVLDCATLEPGRDPISDLDVILGELGAYPVPEGQTPLLERPQLVALNKVDVPEAKELAEFVRPELEARGFRVFEISTVSHEGLRVLGYALAELVAAAREAAAAEPEPERIVLRPKAVDRIEFVVKPEGGTYGTMYRVLGAKPERWVAQTDFANDEAVGYLADRLAKLGVEDELVRAGAVAGSTVVIGPGAGVVFDWEPTLTSAAEVMVAPRGADPRLDESRRATRAERKSDYHERMDAKAEARAELERERESGMWDEDEAE; translated from the coding sequence ATGGTCAGCTTCGTCGATGAGGTGACGCTGCACCTGCGCGCAGGTCACGGCGGTAACGGCTGCGTCTCGGTGCGCCGCGAGAAGTTCAAGCCGCTCGCCGGCCCCGACGGTGGCAACGGCGGCAACGGCGGCGACATCGTGCTCGTCGCAGACACCCAGGTCACGACGCTGCTCGGCTACCACCACCGCCCGCACCGTTCGTCGGAGAACGGCTCCCCGGGCATGGGCGACAACCGAGCCGGAGCGACCGGCGAGCCGCTCGAGCTCCCCGTGCCGGTCGGCACCGTCGTGAAGGACGAGCAGGGCGTCGAGCTCGCCGACCTCGATACGCCGGGCATGCGGTTCGTCGCTGCGTCCGGCGGTCTCGGCGGCCTCGGCAACGCCGCGCTGGCCTCGGTCAAGCGCAAGGCCCCGGGCTTCGCGCTGCTCGGCACGCCGGGGTGGGAGGGCGAGGTCGTCCTCGAGCTCAAGACGATCGCCGACGTCGCGTTCGTCGGCTACCCGTCGGCGGGCAAGTCGAGCCTGATCGCAGCGATGTCGGCCGCCCGGCCGAAGATCGCCGACTACCCGTTCACGACGCTGCACCCGAACCTCGGCGTCGTGCAGGCCGGCGACACGCGCTTCACGGTCGCGGACGTGCCCGGCCTCATCGAAGGCGCGAGCGAGGGCAAGGGACTCGGCCTCGAGTTCCTGCGCCACGTCGAGCGCTGCTCGGCCCTGCTGCACGTGCTCGACTGCGCCACGCTCGAGCCGGGGCGTGATCCGATCAGCGACCTCGACGTGATCCTCGGCGAACTGGGCGCCTACCCGGTGCCCGAGGGCCAGACCCCGCTGCTCGAGCGTCCGCAGCTCGTCGCGCTGAACAAGGTCGACGTGCCCGAGGCGAAGGAGCTCGCCGAGTTCGTGCGTCCCGAGCTCGAGGCGCGCGGGTTCCGGGTGTTCGAGATCTCCACCGTGAGCCACGAGGGCCTGCGCGTGCTCGGCTACGCACTCGCCGAACTCGTCGCCGCGGCCCGGGAGGCTGCCGCCGCGGAGCCCGAGCCGGAGCGCATCGTGCTGCGGCCCAAGGCGGTCGACCGCATCGAGTTCGTCGTGAAGCCCGAGGGCGGCACCTACGGCACGATGTACCGCGTGCTCGGGGCGAAGCCCGAGCGCTGGGTCGCCCAGACCGACTTCGCCAACGACGAGGCCGTCGGGTACCTGGCCGACCGCCTCGCCAAGCTCGGCGTCGAGGACGAGCTCGTACGTGCGGGAGCGGTCGCCGGATCCACGGTCGTCATCGGCCCGGGCGCCGGCGTCGTCTTCGACTGGGAGCCGACGCTGACCTCGGCCGCCGAGGTGATGGTCGCACCGCGCGGCGCCGACCCGCGGCTCGACGAGAGCCGACGCGCGACCCGAGCCGAGCGCAAGAGCGACTACCACGAGCGCATGGACGCGAAGGCCGAGGCCCGCGCCGAGCTCGAGCGCGAGCGCGAGTCCGGCATGTGGGACGAGGACGAGGCCGAATGA
- the proB gene encoding glutamate 5-kinase, with the protein MTPLQRSDIGVARRVVVKVGSSSISGDQAGQIAPLVDALAAAHERGVEIVLVSSGAIATGMPYLRLDERPTDLATQQAAASVGQNLLVVRYQDALDRFGIIAGQVLLTAGDLEHPTPRSNAQRAMERLLGLRILPIVNENDTVATHEIRFGDNDRLAALVAELIGADLLVLLSDVDALYTMPPHLPGARRIDEVPFGDALDGVQIGSSGRSGVGTGGAETKVSAARIAAEAGTAVLITATALVGEALTDASVGTWFAPGPAPEGSRLA; encoded by the coding sequence ATGACGCCCCTGCAACGGAGCGACATCGGCGTCGCGCGCCGTGTCGTGGTCAAGGTCGGCTCGTCGTCGATCAGCGGCGACCAGGCGGGCCAGATCGCACCGCTCGTCGACGCCCTCGCGGCAGCACACGAGCGCGGCGTCGAGATCGTGCTGGTCTCCTCGGGCGCGATCGCCACGGGCATGCCGTACCTGCGCCTCGACGAGCGGCCGACCGATCTCGCGACACAGCAGGCGGCGGCATCCGTCGGCCAGAACCTGCTCGTCGTGCGCTACCAGGATGCGCTCGACCGCTTCGGCATCATCGCCGGCCAGGTGCTGCTCACCGCCGGCGACCTCGAGCACCCGACGCCGCGCAGCAACGCACAGCGCGCCATGGAGCGCCTGCTCGGCCTGCGCATCCTGCCGATCGTCAACGAGAACGACACCGTCGCGACCCACGAGATCCGATTCGGCGACAACGACCGCCTCGCCGCGCTCGTCGCCGAGCTGATCGGCGCCGACCTGCTCGTGCTGCTCTCCGACGTCGACGCGCTCTACACGATGCCGCCGCACCTGCCCGGTGCACGTCGTATCGACGAGGTGCCGTTCGGCGACGCGCTCGACGGGGTGCAGATCGGCTCGTCCGGCCGGTCGGGTGTCGGCACCGGGGGAGCGGAGACGAAGGTCAGCGCCGCGCGCATCGCCGCCGAGGCGGGCACCGCGGTGCTGATCACCGCGACGGCGCTCGTGGGCGAAGCGCTGACCGACGCCTCGGTCGGCACATGGTTCGCGCCCGGCCCCGCCCCGGAGGGCTCGCGGCTCGCATAG
- a CDS encoding glutamate-5-semialdehyde dehydrogenase — MQSTATIDPVLASRFDEARAASRVLGTRPTAVKDAALGAIADALLAHEPAILAANEQDIAAGRANGLGDGLLDRLTLTSQRVAALADAVRDVVRLEDPVGESVRGRRLPNGIRIEQVRVPLGVVGAIYEARPNVTVDIAALAIKSGNAVVLRGGSAAEHTNHVLVGVLREGLGAAGLPEGAVQIVDDFGRDGARAMMHARGRIDVLIPRGSAGLIETVVSESTVPVIETGAGVVHMFLDESAPLERAVELVHNAKVQRPSVCNALETVLVHRSAADRLLPAVLDRLLAAGVTVRGDEAVQAVRPEVLPATDDDYATEHMALEISARVVDDLDQALEHIDRFSTRHTEAIVTEDLASAERFLAEVDAAAVMVNTSTRFTDGGEFGFGAEVGISTQKLHARGPMGLPELTSTKWLVRGDGQVRG; from the coding sequence ATGCAGTCCACGGCCACCATCGATCCCGTTCTCGCGTCGCGATTCGACGAGGCGCGCGCCGCGTCCCGGGTGCTGGGCACCCGCCCGACGGCGGTGAAGGATGCTGCGCTCGGCGCGATCGCCGACGCCCTGCTGGCGCACGAGCCCGCCATCCTCGCCGCGAACGAGCAGGACATCGCCGCGGGCCGCGCGAACGGCCTCGGGGACGGCCTGCTCGACCGCCTCACGCTGACCTCGCAGCGCGTCGCCGCACTGGCCGACGCCGTCCGCGACGTCGTCCGGCTGGAGGACCCGGTCGGCGAGTCCGTCCGCGGGCGGCGCCTGCCCAACGGCATCCGCATCGAGCAGGTGCGGGTGCCGCTCGGCGTCGTCGGGGCGATCTACGAGGCGCGACCGAACGTCACCGTCGACATCGCGGCGCTCGCGATCAAGAGCGGCAACGCCGTGGTGCTGCGCGGCGGTTCGGCCGCCGAGCACACGAACCACGTGCTCGTCGGCGTGCTGCGCGAGGGGCTCGGCGCGGCGGGCCTGCCGGAGGGCGCGGTGCAGATCGTCGACGACTTCGGCCGCGACGGCGCGCGCGCCATGATGCACGCGCGCGGCCGCATCGACGTGCTGATCCCGCGCGGCAGCGCCGGACTCATCGAGACCGTCGTCTCCGAGTCCACCGTACCGGTGATCGAGACCGGTGCGGGCGTGGTGCACATGTTCCTCGACGAGAGCGCGCCGCTCGAGCGCGCGGTCGAGCTCGTGCACAACGCGAAGGTGCAGCGCCCGAGCGTGTGCAACGCCCTCGAGACCGTGCTCGTGCACCGGAGCGCCGCCGATCGGCTGCTGCCCGCGGTGCTCGACCGCCTGCTCGCCGCCGGCGTCACCGTGCGCGGCGACGAGGCCGTGCAGGCGGTGCGCCCGGAGGTGCTCCCCGCGACCGACGACGACTACGCGACCGAGCACATGGCACTCGAGATCTCGGCGCGCGTCGTCGACGACCTCGACCAGGCGCTCGAGCACATCGACCGATTCTCGACCCGGCACACCGAGGCGATCGTGACCGAGGACCTCGCTTCGGCGGAGCGGTTCCTCGCCGAGGTCGACGCCGCCGCGGTCATGGTGAACACCTCGACCCGGTTCACCGACGGCGGCGAGTTCGGCTTCGGCGCGGAGGTCGGCATCTCGACGCAGAAGCTGCACGCCCGCGGCCCGATGGGCCTGCCCGAGCTGACGAGCACCAAGTGGCTCGTGCGCGGTGACGGGCAGGTGCGCGGCTGA
- the nadD gene encoding nicotinate-nucleotide adenylyltransferase, which yields MADEARRPRIGVMGGTFDPVHHGHLVAASEVAHSYDLDEVVFVPTGRPSHKGAVTEAEHRYLMTVIATASNPRFTVSRVDVDRAGPTYTTDTLRDIRDQRPDAELFFITGADAVAQILSWKDVGALWEQAHFVAVSRPGHVLSVSGLPEADVSLLEVPALAISSTDCRNRVRRGDPVWYLVPDGVVQYISKHRLYRSLE from the coding sequence GTGGCCGACGAGGCGAGGCGCCCGCGCATCGGGGTGATGGGCGGGACGTTCGACCCGGTCCACCACGGCCACCTCGTCGCCGCGAGCGAGGTGGCGCACTCGTATGACCTCGACGAGGTCGTCTTCGTGCCGACCGGCCGCCCGTCGCACAAGGGCGCGGTGACCGAGGCCGAGCACCGCTACCTCATGACGGTCATCGCGACCGCCTCGAATCCGCGCTTCACCGTGAGCCGCGTCGACGTCGACCGCGCGGGCCCCACGTACACGACCGACACGCTGCGCGACATCCGCGACCAGCGGCCCGACGCGGAGCTCTTCTTCATCACCGGCGCGGACGCCGTCGCGCAGATCCTCTCCTGGAAGGACGTGGGCGCCCTCTGGGAGCAGGCGCACTTCGTTGCTGTGAGTCGTCCGGGACATGTGCTCTCCGTTTCGGGTTTGCCCGAGGCGGACGTAAGCTTGCTGGAGGTTCCGGCACTTGCGATCTCGTCCACCGACTGCCGGAACAGGGTGCGCCGGGGTGACCCGGTGTGGTACTTGGTGCCCGACGGGGTCGTCCAGTACATCTCCAAGCACCGTCTGTATCGGAGTCTCGAATGA
- the rsfS gene encoding ribosome silencing factor — protein sequence MTATDDARNLLGIAAAAADEKGGSDLVALDVTEPLPLTDVFLLVSGRSERNVVAIADGVEDALRDHGVHAVRREGRAEGRWVLLDFGDLVVHVFHEEERMYYGLERLWRDCPVIDVASLLPNGA from the coding sequence ATGACCGCAACCGACGACGCCCGCAACCTGCTGGGCATCGCCGCGGCCGCCGCAGACGAGAAGGGCGGCAGCGACCTGGTCGCCCTCGACGTCACGGAGCCGCTGCCGCTGACCGATGTCTTCCTGCTCGTCTCCGGGCGCTCCGAGCGCAATGTCGTCGCGATCGCCGACGGCGTCGAGGACGCCCTGCGCGACCACGGCGTGCACGCGGTGCGCCGCGAGGGCCGCGCCGAGGGCCGCTGGGTGCTGCTCGACTTCGGCGACCTCGTGGTGCACGTCTTCCACGAGGAGGAGCGCATGTACTACGGCCTCGAGCGCCTCTGGCGCGACTGCCCGGTGATCGACGTCGCCTCGCTGCTGCCGAACGGCGCCTGA
- a CDS encoding Lrp/AsnC family transcriptional regulator, translated as MPSREGAMAQQSNGSDRTPIDAIDRRIVAELSRDGRLSVRTLAERVHISRTSAHNRVQSLVRRGVITGFGAQVDRKAIGLNVTALVVVRIQDAPWERIAEELAKLPFVEKVQAVSGDIDIMLTVSAPDHEQLSQAILRDIHDMPGVVSTRSHLVLYETDGRPPAQSLDIWQ; from the coding sequence ATGCCGTCTCGGGAGGGGGCGATGGCGCAGCAGTCGAACGGCTCGGACCGCACACCGATCGATGCAATCGACCGGCGCATCGTCGCGGAGTTGAGCCGGGACGGCCGCCTGTCGGTGCGCACCCTCGCGGAGCGCGTGCACATCTCCCGCACCTCGGCCCACAACCGCGTGCAGTCGCTCGTGCGGCGCGGCGTCATCACCGGGTTCGGCGCGCAGGTCGACCGCAAGGCGATCGGGCTGAACGTCACCGCGCTGGTCGTCGTGCGCATCCAGGACGCCCCGTGGGAGCGCATCGCCGAGGAGCTCGCGAAACTGCCCTTCGTCGAGAAGGTGCAGGCCGTCTCGGGCGACATCGACATCATGCTGACCGTGAGCGCGCCCGACCACGAGCAGCTCAGCCAGGCGATCCTGCGCGACATCCACGACATGCCCGGGGTCGTGTCGACCCGGTCGCACCTCGTGCTCTACGAGACCGACGGGCGGCCGCCCGCGCAGTCGCTCGACATCTGGCAGTAG
- a CDS encoding glycoside hydrolase family 3 N-terminal domain-containing protein codes for MSPLRTVAPAILAIALLSGCSAAQSTPEASSTPTPEPRPVPATAGTPEPFDPVAVYVQAAMAGMSVEEKAASLLMLHRPGLDPAPIRADIEGYGLAGVILMGDNVPGDPASLRALTDALVVDPDLPPLVAIDQEGGIVRRLPWDAAAGPDTLKSQPVEATTQAFDARAALLSDVGASVNFGIVADVTADPGSFIYSRVLGIDPASAADRVAAAVGSEQGEVFSTLKHFPGHGAAPGDSHTSIPQTDLAYADWEARDAVPFQAGIDAGAELVMFGHLRFTAVDDAPATVSAAWMDVLRDDLGFDGVAITDDMLMLQRSGVPEFADPVENAVRALVAGQDLLLYVLPADPSSVGVDVDALIGGIASAVESGRIDQDSLDESVARVLTLRRSLAVG; via the coding sequence ATGAGCCCGCTCCGCACCGTCGCGCCGGCGATCCTCGCGATCGCCCTGCTGAGCGGATGCTCCGCGGCCCAGTCCACGCCCGAGGCGTCGTCCACGCCGACGCCCGAGCCGCGTCCGGTGCCCGCGACGGCGGGCACGCCCGAGCCGTTCGACCCGGTCGCCGTGTACGTGCAGGCCGCGATGGCGGGAATGTCCGTCGAGGAGAAGGCGGCGTCGCTGCTGATGCTGCATCGGCCGGGCCTGGACCCGGCGCCGATCCGCGCCGACATCGAGGGCTACGGTCTGGCCGGCGTGATCCTCATGGGCGACAACGTGCCCGGCGACCCCGCCTCGCTCCGCGCCCTGACCGACGCGCTGGTGGTCGACCCCGACCTGCCGCCGCTCGTCGCGATCGACCAGGAGGGCGGCATCGTGCGGCGACTGCCGTGGGACGCCGCCGCGGGCCCCGACACGCTGAAGTCGCAGCCGGTCGAGGCCACGACCCAGGCGTTCGATGCGCGCGCCGCGCTGCTCTCCGACGTGGGCGCGAGCGTGAACTTCGGCATCGTCGCCGACGTGACCGCCGATCCCGGCTCGTTCATCTACTCGCGCGTGCTCGGCATCGACCCCGCGTCGGCCGCCGACCGCGTCGCCGCCGCCGTGGGCTCCGAGCAGGGCGAGGTCTTCAGCACGCTGAAGCACTTCCCGGGGCACGGGGCTGCCCCGGGCGACTCCCACACCTCCATCCCGCAGACCGACCTCGCGTACGCCGACTGGGAGGCGCGCGACGCCGTGCCGTTCCAGGCCGGCATCGACGCGGGCGCGGAGCTCGTGATGTTCGGCCATCTGCGTTTCACGGCCGTGGACGACGCGCCCGCGACCGTGTCGGCGGCGTGGATGGACGTGCTGCGCGACGACCTCGGCTTCGACGGCGTCGCGATCACCGACGACATGCTCATGCTCCAGCGCTCCGGCGTCCCCGAGTTCGCCGACCCGGTCGAGAACGCGGTGCGCGCCCTCGTCGCCGGGCAGGACCTGCTGCTCTACGTGCTGCCGGCCGACCCGTCCTCCGTCGGAGTCGACGTCGACGCGCTGATCGGCGGCATCGCGTCGGCCGTCGAGTCGGGACGCATCGACCAGGACTCGCTGGACGAGTCGGTGGCGCGGGTGCTGACCCTCAGGCGATCACTCGCCGTCGGCTGA
- a CDS encoding winged helix DNA-binding domain-containing protein — protein sequence MAAAHGDRALVAARASAQALAEPLGSPREVVERLCCLQSQDLPAAKWALGARAGGCLEADVDRALDDGSVVRTWTMRGTLHLVCAEDVRWLLGLTAERMRRASARRREQLGLTARDTALAADASVAALSGGRSLDRAGLLAAWNRAGIDTTGQRGYHLISLLAIDGLLVQGPVDGRAQGFVLLDEWAPAQRELDGDEALAELVRRYLRGHAPATERDLAWWAGLPVGMVRRGIAAAGDTVEHLAEDRLDLAETPPTAPAGLPTLLLPAFDEYYLGYAERDAIAAPDTFTRIVPGGNGVFRPVIVASGRVAGTWRARRTRGRAVVELDAFRALSGRERAGLEASARLWGRFTGIDAELAPDGSADGE from the coding sequence ATGGCTGCAGCCCATGGCGACCGCGCCCTCGTGGCTGCGCGCGCGAGCGCGCAGGCGCTCGCCGAACCGCTCGGCTCGCCGCGCGAGGTCGTCGAACGGCTGTGCTGCTTGCAGTCGCAGGACCTGCCCGCGGCGAAGTGGGCACTCGGGGCGAGGGCGGGCGGATGCCTCGAGGCCGACGTCGACCGCGCGCTCGACGACGGCTCGGTGGTGCGCACCTGGACCATGCGCGGCACGCTGCACCTGGTCTGCGCCGAGGACGTGCGCTGGCTGCTGGGGCTCACCGCCGAGCGGATGCGGCGTGCCTCCGCGCGACGGCGCGAGCAGCTCGGCCTCACTGCGCGGGACACCGCGCTCGCTGCGGACGCGAGCGTAGCGGCGCTCTCCGGCGGCCGCTCGCTCGATCGGGCCGGCCTCCTCGCCGCATGGAACCGCGCCGGCATCGACACGACGGGCCAGCGCGGCTACCACCTCATCTCGCTCCTCGCGATCGACGGGCTGCTGGTGCAGGGGCCGGTCGACGGGCGCGCGCAGGGCTTCGTGCTGCTCGACGAGTGGGCGCCGGCACAGCGCGAGCTCGACGGCGACGAGGCGCTCGCGGAGCTCGTGCGCAGGTACCTGCGCGGTCATGCGCCGGCGACCGAGCGCGACCTGGCCTGGTGGGCGGGGCTGCCCGTCGGCATGGTGCGCCGTGGCATCGCCGCCGCGGGCGACACGGTCGAGCACCTGGCCGAGGATCGCCTCGACCTCGCGGAGACGCCACCGACCGCGCCCGCAGGCCTGCCGACACTGCTGCTGCCCGCGTTCGACGAGTACTACCTCGGCTACGCCGAGCGCGACGCGATCGCCGCGCCCGACACCTTCACGCGCATCGTGCCCGGCGGCAACGGGGTGTTCCGCCCGGTGATCGTCGCGTCGGGGCGGGTCGCGGGCACGTGGCGGGCGCGACGCACGCGCGGCCGCGCGGTCGTGGAACTCGACGCCTTCCGGGCGCTCTCGGGGCGGGAGCGCGCCGGGCTCGAGGCATCCGCTCGCCTCTGGGGGCGCTTCACCGGCATCGACGCCGAGCTCGCGCCCGACGGGTCAGCCGACGGCGAGTGA